A single Cucumis melo cultivar AY chromosome 4, USDA_Cmelo_AY_1.0, whole genome shotgun sequence DNA region contains:
- the LOC103502569 gene encoding cytochrome P450 82A3-like, with the protein MMEFPSPIIIFLFIFSSYYLLRKWQKNKKTKGVTEGKKAPSPRGALPIIGHLHLLNKRGKLPHHVLGAMADKYGPIFRLNLGSRPALVVSNWEMAKESMCINDAAAASRPELSVSKYFSYNFAMFGLASYSSYWRDMRKITHLELLSNPRVDQVKRSMLGEMSTSSRELYTRWGGERKKLEEISVEIKHWFGDAILNMLLKVIIGKRCVGPNAPEGNENDARALQMGIRESFHLMGEGLLRDYIPLVTKLGFDGHVKAMEKIAKRMDTILQRWFEEHMHDRSTNDLDRKDGDFMDSLISLSQANQLPNNYDQTTIIKATTLNVIAGGTESSTVTLTWAVSLLLNNPKALEKAYEELDQVVGRDRQLNELDISNLAYLQAIVKETMRLYPAGPLLGPREFYKDCFVAGYFVPKGTQLIPNIWKIQTDPRVWPDPFVFKPERFLTTHKDVDLKGNNFELIPFGSGRRGCPAVSFGLQMVHFALAGFLHSFHIKNPSGEEIDMREDFGMANEKVVPLNVLVTPRLPLHLHT; encoded by the exons ATGATGGAGTTCCCATCACCCATCATTAtctttctcttcattttttcttcctattatttgttaagaaagtggcagaaaaataagaaaactaAGGGAGTTACTGAGGGAAAGAAGGCCCCTTCGCCGCGGGGAGCGTTGCCGATAATCGGCCACCTCCATCTGCTGAACAAGCGCGGGAAGCTTCCACACCATGTTCTTGGAGCCATGGCTGATAAATATGGCCCCATCTTTAGGTTGAACCTCGGCTCGCGCCCGGCTTTAGTTGTTAGTAATTGGGAAATGGCTAAAGAAAGTATGTGTATTAATGACGCGGCCGCCGCCTCTCGTCCAGAGCTCTCAGTGTCTAAGTATTTCTCTTATAACTTCGCCATGTTTGGGTTGGCTTCTTACAGTTCTTACTGGCGTGATATGCGTAAAATTACCCACTTGGAGCTCCTCTCCAATCCACGAGTCGATCAG GTCAAGAGATCGATGTTAGGTGAGATGAGCACTTCATCGAGAGAGTTATACACAAGATGGGGTGGAGAAAGGAAGAAATTGGAGGAGATTTCAGTTGAAATTAAACATTGGTTTGGGGATGCAATACTGAATATGCTTCTTAAGGTCATCATAGGGAAAAGATGTGTGGGTCCAAATGCTCCAGAGGGAAATGAAAATGATGCAAGAGCATTGCAAATGGGAATTAGGGAGTCTTTCCATTTGATGGGTGAAGGGTTATTGAGAGACTATATTCCTTTGGTTACAAAGCTTGGATTTGATGGTCATGTCAAGGCTATGGAGAAAATAGCCAAACGAATGGATACCATTCTTCAACGTTGGTTCGAAGAACACATGCACGATAGATCCACTAATGATTTGGATAGAAAAGATGGCGATTTTATGGATTCATTAATTTCGTTATCTCAGGCTAATCAACTTCCGAATAACTATGATCAAACGACAATTATCAAAGCCACGACTTTG AACGTGATTGCGGGAGGAACTGAAAGCAGCACAGTGACTCTAACATGGGCCGTGTCTTTATTATTAAACAACCCAAAGGCCTTAGAAAAGGCTTATGAAGAACTCGACCAAGTTGTAGGAAGAGACAGGCAGCTGAACGAGTTGGACATAAGCAATCTTGCTTATTTACAAGCTATTGTGAAAGAAACAATGCGATTGTACCCAGCAGGGCCTTTACTGGGACCTCGTGAATTCTACAAGGATTGTTTTGTGGCCGGCTATTTTGTCCCCAAGGGCACTCAATTGATACCCAacatttggaagatccaaactGACCCTCGGGTTTGGCCCGACCCTTTCGTGTTCAAGCCAGAGCGATTTTTGACAACACATAAAGACGTGGATTTGAAAGGGAATAATTTTGAGTTGATTCCATTTGGGAGTGGAAGGAGAGGGTGTCCTGCAGTTTCGTTTGGACTTCAAATGGTGCATTTTGCTTTGGCTGGGTTTTTACACTCTTTTCACATTAAAAATCCATCGGGAGAAGAGATTGATATGAGGGAGGATTTTGGGATGGCCAATGAGAAAGTTGTTCCTCTTAATGTTTTGGTTACCCCTCGATTACCTTTGCATCTTCACACATGA